Sequence from the Cucurbita pepo subsp. pepo cultivar mu-cu-16 chromosome LG02, ASM280686v2, whole genome shotgun sequence genome:
atattattggaTTACAGCTTTAACCTTGTCCTATTTCTAGGCTCCACATAAACATTTGTCTTTTGATAACTACTTGTGTAGTTCCTAGTCCCTTTTCATGACTGGTTTACAGAATTAGTAGGGTCGTTCTTGATCCGTATTTTACTCAATTGATACACTAATCGTTAACCCATTTACGGAATTACAGTCTCTGCCCTTGTCCTATTGCTACACTCAATAGGTGCACTCACCCTAGGCCATCTACTTGTATAGTCCCCATTCTCCTTCAAGACTAGTTTATGGGATCGAGGTTTCAACCTTAATCCATTTCTACACTCAAGAGAAGTACTTGTTTAAAGCTAACTACCCATGTAGTCCCAAGTCTATAATATTGATTATGGCACTAACAACCCTTAGTTAGGAAAGAGGggacaaaataaatttttaacttttttttccaatactctattttcttttatattttatatttgtggGGTAGTTTTCTCTTTTACAAGTAAAAATTTGACCTCTAAAtttctcaataaaattttatgaatttaaacttaaaagaaaattgaaaatttaattctcGGGGAATCTAGTGTTATAAATTCTCCTCTCCTTTAAAACTGTCATTCACGAAAATTGCTTATTCCCAAATCTCAATGTAGGACATCTTTAtgtccatttttcttttttgagttgCTACATCGTCACGACGAAGCTTACACTAAGGGTATACGACACCCAATGCCTTTCATGGATCTATTGAAAAAGCAAGGTAACACTTACAACTCATAGGACTTACGGCATAAATTTGGTTTAGTGCTTTCACAACACCATTTAGGGTCTTCCTTTGGTGATCCTTGTAATTTACCTCCATGTTGATATATGATGGTATGTTGTCAAAGACGAAAATGATGTCCGTATCAAGATTGTTCTAAGAACTTTTGGTTCGCCGGATCCTTAAACTCTATAGGACATTGATTTGGTTGAAAGACATCAcataaatttcttaatatCTATGATGGTTCTTGAAAGCAATGGGTGTGGCTTTCTCTCTAATCATGAAACTTGAACTAACCAAGACCCTTATGATCTTTAGTGTCTTTCCAGAGATACTTGGGTTCTCATCGTAGTGTGATAGACTATCACACTACGATCACATTAGGATCGTAGTGTGATAGACTATCACATTACTCACATTAGTACGGTTATTCATCTGAGTAATGCATTGGCGTTATTTGAGAGTAGATAATCATTCCATAAACATTTGAAtcaatttatttgtaattcagtaataaaaatagtttgatggtataagaaaataatacctCATCCATAATTTCCATGTTNaaaaaaaaaaaaaaaaaaaaaaaaaaagtcttggTTTGCAGGTAAGGTGGTTGAGACCTCCGCCCAATTTCGATGAGTTCAAGAATTCAAGCTTCCTTCATACAAACTCACTCTCAACTGTTACCACTCtccattttccatttctctctctctctagattcCATTCGCTTCAATGGCTCATCTTCTCCGCACCTCCTTCCTCGCCGGCTCCTCCCCATCTCTCCGCCGGAGGCCTTTTCTCCAGCTTCCATTCCACCCCAGGCGGCGGTCTCTCCAGCCCCAGGCCACGATCCGCGAGATCTTCATGCCTGCTCTCAGCTCCACCATGACCGAGGGCAAGATTGTGTCCTGGATCAAGACCGAGGGCGACAAGCTCGCCAAGGGCGAGAGCGTCGTCGTCGTTGAGTCCGATAAGGCCGACATGGACGTCGAGACCTTCTATGATGGCTATCTCGCTGCTATTATGGTCGATGAAGGAGGCGTTGCGCCTGTTGGATCTGCAATAGCGTTTTTGGCTGAGACTGAGGATGAGATTTCTGAGGCTAAGTCTAGAGCTGCCAATGTTTCATCTGGTTCTTCGCCTTCCGCACCTCCGCCGGAGAAGATTCCTGAGAATGTAGGTGCTGCGGCGGCGCCGGTTGCGGCGGCTAAGCCAGCTTCGGTGGTAGTGGCTTCCACTCACCCTGCATCTGAAGGAGGGAAGAGAATTGTGGCGTCCTCGTATGCGAAGAAGCTGGCTAAGGAGTTGAATGTGGAGTTGGGGGCAGTGCTGGGGACTGGGCCATCGGGGAGAATTGTGGCCAAGGATGTTGAAGCTGCGGCTTCTACAGCTGTTTTGAAATCTGATGCTGCTAGGTCAGTTTCAGCTCCAGGAAGCAGTGTGCAGCCGCCGCCATCCCTGGAGTTGGGAACCACTGTACCGTTTTCCACAATGCAAGGGGCAGTGAGTAGGAACATGGTTGAGAGTCTTGCAGTTCCCACATTCAGAGTGGGGTATACCATTACGACAGATGCGCTTGATGCTCTTTACAAAAAGGTAAAGTAATTGATTGGGAGACCATCATCGTGTTTATTAATACTATGAATCTGCCTTTCAGATAAATTTTGGACATGTTATTAGTTAGATTATTTCCTAGTTCGAAATTGATACAACTCTCTTTAGAAAAgggttgaatttgaattttgcttTTGCCCTGCTAAGAATTGGTGGTGATTTATGGTTCTTAGATTAAATCCAAGGGCGTGACTATGACAGCGTTACTTGCAAAGGCTACAGCACTAGCACTGGCTAAACATCCTATAGTAAATTCTAGTTGTAGGGATGGTAAGAGCTTTACTTATAATAGCAGCATCAATATTGCAGTTGCCGTGGCCATTGATGGTGGCTTGATCACACCAGTGCTTCAAGATGCAGATAAGGTTATCTTAGTCTCCTTAAGTTTTTCTGTTGCCTTTCAAATGATATGTTAATTATTTCATCTTGGAttgtttatatttgatttgtgCTTTAGGTGGACATTTATTCTTTGTCTAGAAAGTGGAAAGAGTTGGTTGACAAGGCCAGAGCGAAGCAACTGCAACCTCAGGAATACAACACTGGTACTATTTGATTAGTTCATTTATGAAACTTGATTCAATATGGAGTAATTGTTACTTCACCTGCATTCATCTCTATGGcgaagttattttattttattaattcttgTGAGAAGGAATTCTGATTTAATACGTAAAATTTGGTTTAGTAAGTGTAGTTTTCGTGGTTCAGAGTACCATTCTTCACAGTAGCTTGGTTACAATTCCACTTTTACCATTATTTGTTGCATTTTCAAGTTCATCAGAGATGTATATGCACTTTCAGTCTCCTCTTATTTCTCCCCTCTTCCTTGCGCAGGTACCTTCACTCTTTCTAATCTTGGAATGTTCGGTGTGGATCGTTTTGATGCAATTCTGCCACCAGGAACTGTTAGTTTTGTTACTCTTCTACTTTTCTCTCCCCATTTTGTTTCACCAGGGTACCTCTCTGGCATGTACCCTTCTCTCGGCCTAGTTATTAATATTAGGAACCTCATTTATATAGGGAGCAATCATGGCAGTCGGAGCATCTATCCCCACGGTTGTAGGTACTAAGGATGGTCGGATTGGCAAGAAAAACCAAATGCAGGTAACAATCTCAGATTATTCTTGGTGTATATTTTTCAGAGTAGGCCTATGAATCCTTATCTTTTGGATCTCGAAAATTTGTAGGTAAATGTAACAGCAGATCATCGTGTAATCTACGGTTCGGACCTTGCTACTTTCTTGCAAACCTTGGCAAAAATCATTGAGGAACCTAAAGGTCTAACACTATAGTTTTACTTGCATCTTAAACACCCCCCTTTCTTTATTctctttagtttttttcttatgaatTGATGTATCTTTCACACGAATTTGAGTTAGATGTAATCTCCCGGAAAGTGGTCGAAAGtaagaaattattttctgAGTGTGTTGCCCATGTTTTGTGAAGAATAGAagcaaaattttgaaggatgAACAATTgcttatgttttttcttttttgctttcttcttgaaaATGAAGTTGTATCGATAGCTTATTTTCACATGGAATTCATAAACTTATTTAACAAAGTCTTTCTTTTGGCATTGCGCACAATTTTGATAGACAAAATTGTAGATTTGTTCCATCACCTACAAGGCTACATTTATTCAATATGTTTGCTCGAGTTTTTGTATCATTTGATGAACAGGTAGCAAGCTTGCATGAGTTTCTTGCTGCGCCAAAGCTCATTCTCAATGTGCATAGTGAAAGGATTTTGTTGTATTATCCAACCCATTATACTAAGGTCAGTGTAGGACTTGTTCTCTTTATTTTCAACTCTACATGTCATATTTTGAAGTTCATTTTCTCATTCACCCAAGTAGCCACTGAATACTCTACTTCTAATGAAAATATCAACCCTAATCTTCTTGTTTTCCTTTGATCTTTAGCCTTCAAACacttatatatacatacatatacattcTTATTGATAGATAAATATACAACATGAAGACTTATCATATTTCTATTCTATTGCTTTATATTTTGCATAAAGTAGACACTCAAAAGGTAACCCACACTAGATAACTAGAGGTAAGATTATCACAGCCGTTTTCCAGTCCTCCATAGTATGCAGAAGCAGTCTATTTTATCTTGCATTAAGGAGCATTCTCAGGACAGTCTTCATTTTTGGCCTTGATTCGGGTGAAGGCGACACACATGAAATAGCTACTTCAAGGACTGCACCCATCTGGCTTCGAACGTAGGGTGATGTTTTGCTGATACTGTTGTCCAGAATTTGCAGCTCCCATTTCTGATTCTGCTTAGAGTGGTAACCTAACACAGTCTTCACCAACTCGGCTCCCTCACTAATTGCTGTCTTTCCCGTTAGTAATTCGAGTAAAATCACTCCAAAACTGTAGACGTTGCCAGCCGGTGATACCCTCATTGTGTAAGCATACTCTGCAATCAcaccaaaaacaaataagaacaaaaatagtAGTCACAATGGATATAATAGACCTGCCAAGtcaagttttgatttttgaatatAAAGCAACAGTTCATTTACCTGGAGGAATGTAGCCAACAGAACCAGGAACCATTGAAAGGCTTCCGGTGCTCTTTGAGGGATCAATCACCTTGCAAAGTTCGATGTCACCTATTTGAGGCTCCTTGAGGGACTtgagaaaaatgtttttactTGATAAATCAAGGAGAAGAACAGGACCAGAAGCACATCCGTGCAGAAATGTGAGACCCTGAGCTGCTCCTATAGCTATGCTGTATCGGCTTGACCAATCAAGGACGTTTCCCAAGCTACCATGTAGATTATCAAAAAGGGTGCCTTTGGGAGCATATTCGAAGAATAGGTAAGTACTCTCAGTGGTCAAAACGTAAGCTAGAGGAGTCATGATATTTGAATTGTTAAGTCT
This genomic interval carries:
- the LOC111788553 gene encoding dihydrolipoyllysine-residue acetyltransferase component 5 of pyruvate dehydrogenase complex, chloroplastic-like isoform X2 — protein: MAHLLRTSFLAGSSPSLRRRPFLQLPFHPRRRSLQPQATIREIFMPALSSTMTEGKIVSWIKTEGDKLAKGESVVVVESDKADMDVETFYDGYLAAIMVDEGGVAPVGSAIAFLAETEDEISEAKSRAANVSSGSSPSAPPPEKIPENVGAAAAPVAAAKPASVVVASTHPASEGGKRIVASSYAKKLAKELNVELGAVLGTGPSGRIVAKDVEAAASTAVLKSDAARSVSAPGSSVQPPPSLELGTTVPFSTMQGAVSRNMVESLAVPTFRVGYTITTDALDALYKKIKSKGVTMTALLAKATALALAKHPIVNSSCRDGKSFTYNSSINIAVAVAIDGGLITPVLQDADKVDIYSLSRKWKELVDKARAKQLQPQEYNTGTFTLSNLGMFGVDRFDAILPPGTGAIMAVGASIPTVVGTKDGRIGKKNQMQVNVTADHRVIYGSDLATFLQTLAKIIEEPKGLTL
- the LOC111788553 gene encoding dihydrolipoyllysine-residue acetyltransferase component 5 of pyruvate dehydrogenase complex, chloroplastic-like isoform X1, with protein sequence MAHLLRTSFLAGSSPSLRRRPFLQLPFHPRRRSLQPQATIREIFMPALSSTMTEGKIVSWIKTEGDKLAKGESVVVVESDKADMDVETFYDGYLAAIMVDEGGVAPVGSAIAFLAETEDEISEAKSRAANVSSGSSPSAPPPEKIPENVGAAAAPVAAAKPASVVVASTHPASEGGKRIVASSYAKKLAKELNVELGAVLGTGPSGRIVAKDVEAAASTAVLKSDAARSVSAPGSSVQPPPSLELGTTVPFSTMQGAVSRNMVESLAVPTFRVGYTITTDALDALYKKIKSKGVTMTALLAKATALALAKHPIVNSSCRDGKSFTYNSSINIAVAVAIDGGLITPVLQDADKVDIYSLSRKWKELVDKARAKQLQPQEYNTGTFTLSNLGMFGVDRFDAILPPGTGAIMAVGASIPTVVGTKDGRIGKKNQMQVNVTADHRVIYGSDLATFLQTLAKIIEEPKGSKLA